The genome window CTCGCGGAAGGACCCCGACGAGCGGGTGACGGCCGAGCAGGTGCTCGCCGCCAACGTCGACGTCCTGGCCGTGGTGTGCGCCCTCGACCGCCCCGTCGGCGCCAACCGCCTCGAGCGCATGCTCGTCGCCGCCTGGGACAGCGGCGCCACGCCCGTGGTCGTGCTGGCCAAGTCGGACCTGGCGCCCGACGCCGGCGGGGCGGTGGCCGAGGCGGAGGCGGCCGCCAACGGGGTCACCGTCCTGCTCACCAGCACGGCCACCGGCGAGGGCGTGGAGGACGTCCGGGCGCTGCTCGGGACCACCTCCACCCTGGCCCTGGTCGGGCCTTCGGGAGCCGGGAAGTCCAGCCTGGTGAACCGGCTGGTGGGCGGCGAGGTGCTGGCCACGTCGGCCGTCCGGGGCGGCGACGGCAAGGGTCGGCACACGACCACCGCCCGCCACCTCGTCCCCGTGCCCGGCGGCGGCGTCCTCCTCGACACGCCGGGGCTGCGCAGCCTGCCCCTGTGGGACGCCCAGGCCGGCGTGGCGGCCGCCTTCGACGACGTCGAGTCCCTGACCGCCGGGTGCCGCTTCTCGGACTGCCGCCACGAGCGCGAGCCGGGCTGCGCGGTGCGGGAGGCCGTCGAGGCGGGCGCCCTGGACGCCCGC of Acidimicrobiales bacterium contains these proteins:
- the rsgA gene encoding ribosome small subunit-dependent GTPase A; the protein is MEHPLAAYGWSDRVAALFAAAADGAPGAVPGRVTRADRGSVLVATPSGPVRADPFGTTARRAGLDTVPVTGDWLAVTAGDGGDAADTAVVAVLPRWSTISRKDPDERVTAEQVLAANVDVLAVVCALDRPVGANRLERMLVAAWDSGATPVVVLAKSDLAPDAGGAVAEAEAAANGVTVLLTSTATGEGVEDVRALLGTTSTLALVGPSGAGKSSLVNRLVGGEVLATSAVRGGDGKGRHTTTARHLVPVPGGGVLLDTPGLRSLPLWDAQAGVAAAFDDVESLTAGCRFSDCRHEREPGCAVREAVEAGALDARRLASWAKLRRELESLERRQDEQARRADGRRMGRIVKQVYELKGRRDR